A region from the Salvelinus sp. IW2-2015 linkage group LG21, ASM291031v2, whole genome shotgun sequence genome encodes:
- the LOC111982483 gene encoding cholecystokinin-like has protein sequence MAMSGLLVCVLMAALVGVGLTSPVSKSDGNTKQGGILPQLLSRREAVWNSAENVAKREQDTQTSMARMERMAHLSEDQRESMSKQIMQAISEMMNECPGRDYQGWVDFGRRSAE, from the exons ATGGCAATGAGTGGATTGTTGGTGTGCGTCCTCATGGCAGCGCTAGTGGGGGTTGGTTTGACATCACCCGTATCCAAGTCGGATGGCAACACCAAACAGGGTGGGATACTGCCACAGCTACTTTCCAGGAGGGAGGCAGTGTGGAATTCTGCGGAGAACGTCGCTAAGCGGGAGCAAGACACTCAAACGAGCATGGCACGGATGGAGAGGATGGCGCACCTGTCGGAGGACCAGCGCGAGTCCATGTCCAAGCAAATCATGCAGGCCATCTCAG AAATGATGAACGAGTGTCCGGGCCGGGACTACCAAGGATGGGTCGACTTTGGACGGCGGAGTGCAGAGTAG
- the LOC111982316 gene encoding keratin, type I cytoskeletal 16-like, translating into MSIVASSSSSRRYSSGSGVVTSSLSSSGGMQFSSGLGYGRSRMSVSSVGSSRSPSVYGGAGGYGTRISQSSFSTDGPGQTTIVANEKHTMQNLNDRLATYLEKVHSLETANSKLELQIKXFYEMRSPTHKKDLSGFYATITDIRXKIHARSVENAQMILRVDNARVAADDFKMKLETEANMRMTMEGDVARLRGVLDSFMLTRGDLEMQIEGLKEELVYLRKNHEEEMHLMRTQHCGAVNVEMDCASSVDMSKVLEEMRTQYEGMVTKNQRMLPSGLRLPAEPAAGLYQQHEEELQQLNVSIQQQASEYQILLDIKMRLEMEIA; encoded by the exons ATGTCCATTGTagccagtagcagtagtagccGTAGATATAGCTCAGGTAGCGGTGTCGTTACGAGTAGCCTCAGTTCGTCCGGTGGGATGCAGTTTTCCAGCGGTTTGGGATACGGTAGGTCCCGTATGAGCGTGTCCTCTGTTGGGAGCAGTCGCTCGCCGAGTGTATATGGAGGTGCCGGGGGATACGGCACCCGTATCTCTCAATCTTCTTTCTCTACGGACGGGCCAGGCCAGACCACTATTGTTGCCAACGAGAAGCATACCATGCAGAATCTGAACGACCGTTTGGCCACCTACCTGGAAAAG GtgcactctctagagacagccaATAGCAAGTTGGAGTTGCAGATCAAAGRGTTCTACGAGATGAGATCACCGACTCACAAGAAGGACCTCAGTGGGTTCTATGCCACCATCACAGACATCCGCARCAAG ATCCATGCCAGGTCTGTGGAGAACGCTCAGATGATCCTGCGGGTGGATAATGCCAGAGTTGCAGCTGATGACTTCAAGATGAA GTTAGAGACGGAGGCTAACATGCGTATGACGATGGAAGGGGATGTGGCTCGTCTGAGAGGAGTGCTGGACAGCTTTATGCTCACCAGAGGAGACTTGGAGATGCAGATTGAGGGGCTGAAGGAGGAGCTGGTCTACCTCAGGAAGAACCATGAGGAG GAGATGCATTTGATGCGGACGCAGCATTGTGGTGCTGTGAATGTGGAGATGGACTGTGCTTCCTCAGTGGACATGAGCAAGgtgctggaggagatgaggaCCCAGTATGAGGGCATGGTTACGAAGAACCAGAGAATGCTGCCAAGTGGTTTGAGA CTCCCAGCTGAGCCAGCTGCAGGTTTGTATCAACAGCATGAGGAGGAGCTGCAGCAGCTCAACGTCAGCATCCAGCAGCAGGCCTCCGAGTACCAGATCCTCCTGGACATCAAGATGAGGCTGGAGATGGAGATCGCCTGA